The sequence AAAACAAGGCCCACTGAGTCATGGCACAGATCACTCTCATCGAAGCGGTTACCCAGGCGCTCGCCTACGAGATGGCGCACGACCCGAGCGTCGTGGTGCTGGGCGAGGACGTCGGCGTCAACGGCGGCGTGTTCCGCGCCACCCAGGGCCTGCAGGAAAAATTCGGCGAGCTGCGCGTGCTCGACACGCCGCTGGACGAAACCACCATCGCCGGCGTCACCGTCGGCCTCGCCGTGCAGGGCATGAAGCCGGTGGCCGAGGCGCAGTTCGAGGGCTTCATCTACCCAATGATGGAGCAGATCGCCTGCCACGCCGCGCGCATGCGCAACCGCACCCGCGGCCGCCTCACCGTGCCGGCCGTGTGGCGTGCGCCGTGGGGCGGCGGCATCCGCGCACCGGAGCATCATTCGGAAGCGAACGAGCACCTGTTCACCAACATCCCCGGCCTGCGCGTGGTGATGCCCTCGTCGCCCGCACGTGCCTACGGTCTGCTGCTGGCCGCGATCCGCGATCCCGATCCGGTGATGTTCTTCGAACCCAAGCGCATCTACCGCCAGTACAAGGAAGAGGTGCCGGACGACGGCGAGGCCTTGCCGCTGGACGTGTGCTTTGTGCTGCGCGACGGCACCGACGTAACCCTGGTGAGCTGGGGCGCGCAGGTGAAGGAAGCGCTGGAAGCGGCCGACGCACTGGCCGCCGAAGGCATCAGCGCCGAGGTGATCGACGTGGCCACGCTGACCCCGCTGGACTTCGACACCATCGCCGAGTCGGTGCAGAAGACCGGCCGCTGCGTGATCGTGCACGAAGCGCCCAAGACCGCCGGCTTCGGCGCCGAGATCGCCGCCCGCCTGGCCGAGGAATGCATGTATGACCTGCTCGCCCCGGTCGAGCGCGTCACCGGCTTCGACACGCACATCCCGCTGTTCCGCCTGGAAATGAAATACCTGCCGAGCGTGGAACGCGTCGTCGACGCGGCCAAGCGTACCCTCGCAGCAAGCTGACGCCCTTGCTCCTCCCCCTGCTTGCAGGGGGAGGCTGGGAGGGGGTAAAGCTCTTGATCTGAAGTTCAGGCGAAGAGCACCCCACCCCAACCCTCCCCTGCCATGCAGGGGAGGGAGCAAACCGGAAAACTCATACCTGGAAATCCGCTCATGGCTGATATCAAGACGTTCTACCTCCCCGACCTCGGCGAAGGCCTGCCCGACGCGACCGTGGTCGAGTGGCACGTGAAGGTGGGCGACACCATCAAGCTCGACGCGCCGCTGTGCTCGATGGAAACCGCC is a genomic window of Rhodanobacter thiooxydans containing:
- a CDS encoding alpha-ketoacid dehydrogenase subunit beta → MAQITLIEAVTQALAYEMAHDPSVVVLGEDVGVNGGVFRATQGLQEKFGELRVLDTPLDETTIAGVTVGLAVQGMKPVAEAQFEGFIYPMMEQIACHAARMRNRTRGRLTVPAVWRAPWGGGIRAPEHHSEANEHLFTNIPGLRVVMPSSPARAYGLLLAAIRDPDPVMFFEPKRIYRQYKEEVPDDGEALPLDVCFVLRDGTDVTLVSWGAQVKEALEAADALAAEGISAEVIDVATLTPLDFDTIAESVQKTGRCVIVHEAPKTAGFGAEIAARLAEECMYDLLAPVERVTGFDTHIPLFRLEMKYLPSVERVVDAAKRTLAAS